CGTGGTTCGGGTGGCTGCTGCATCATTAAGGGGAAATCGGAAGGTTCGGCCGATTAAATCCTCCGGTTGGAGCGAAGGCAGCCTGATGCTGTCGAGACGGATTTCGGTTTCTTCTTCGTCATAGTCTTCGTGCCATTTGAATGGGTGCAGCGGTATGGTTAAGGAAGCATTATCAGGTAAGCCAAGCAAAACGGCGTAGTGTGGGCGTAAAAGATGTGTAGGAAATTTCATAGCAGGCATCCTGTGAATTATCGGCGGGCAAAAAAGCCGTTTGAAAGGTTTCAAACGGCTTGGATATATTGCGGCTTTATTGTGGAATACGCAGTTTTTGACCCGGGTAGATTTTGTTCGGGTCGCTCAACATGGGTTTGTTGGCTTCAAAAATCTTCATGTATTGGTTGGCATCACCATAGTATTTTTTAGCAATCGCGGATAAGGTGTCGCCGCTGACTACGTCATGATACTGGGCTTCGGCAGCAGCAGGATATGAAAGCTTGTTTTCAACATCGGATACACCGGTTACGTTGCCCGCAGCCAAAACCGCTTTTTCTGCCGCTTCCTGAGAAGGTGCAGACCCGCTTAGAGTTACCTTGCCGCTGGCTCCATCGAAAGCAACGCTTAATCCGCTCAGGCCGAGATTCTGTTTTTCGATATAGGTTTGGATGGCAGTCGCAGCTTTTTGGTTTAATTCTGCCATATTGGCAGCGGCAGCGGCGGCCACTTCTTTTTCGTCTTTACCAAACAGTTTTTCACCTGCGTTTTTGATGAAGCTAAACAAGCCCATTTTTGACTCCTTAAATATATTGTTTGAAAAATCCGGCGCACCGGGTTTGTGCATGATTATATGCTCAATTAAGTTTGGCAAGCATTACAACGGGGTATTACTTTGTTTTACATAAAATAAACTATTCGAAAGCGCGGGCAAAAATGCCTGTCTGAAAAAATTCAGACAGGCATTTTTTAAAGTAAAAAAGGGAAGTATCTGCTTTGACCAGAAAGCTATACAGATAAACCGATATTTTTCAGCATTTATCCATTGTTTGTTACCAGGCTGTGACAATGGCTTGTGTTTGCTTTACAAAGGTTTGGGAAATTGTATGTTTATTGGTAACAATTGTTAATATTTTGTTAAGTTATTATATTTTGAATTTTTAGATAAAATATTTAGTGTGATCTTAATGTTTCTTGATTAAATATGATATTTGTATACTAAATATCATATTTATTATAGATTGGTTGGTTGATATTATTAAAAATAATAACAAAAGTTATTATTTTTAATCTTTTTAAAGGTTTTATTTTGTTAAAAATTTATTTTTAATGTTTGTTTTTTTTAACAATTGCAAAAAAATGTTGATTTTTAGGTTGACAATACAAATTCCGATATTGGATAATTCATTCATCTAAGAACAGTTATCTTGGATTCTACCAATTGTATATATGATGTTTGATTTTTAATATATATAATTCATTCTTTAAATATGATATTTAATAATCTAAGGGAGATGTCGTATGAATAAAACATTAAAAACTCTATGTTTGGCTTCTATTTTTGCTGTTTCTATGCCGGTTTTTGCTGATAATACTGAGCATAGTGTTGAAATTCATGGTGATAAAGAGGCAGTTGCTCCAAGTGTTAGTGCTCCTGTTTCAAAAATTGAAAGTAGTGGAAAAACTCAAGGCATGATTAATTTTAGCGGTCTTGTTTACGCTAGTTCATGCTATATTGAAACAAATTCAGTAAAGCGTAACGTTGAGCTTCCAAGAGTAGAAAGCAATCTTTTGAAGAAAGAAGGCCAAGTTGCCGGTCAAACAAAATTTACTTTGCAGTTAACAAACTGCCCTGTTGTGGCTGATAAAGAAGGTGATCGTAAGACAGGCGTAAAAATCTACTTTTTGAATGACCATCATGCCATTAATCAGAATACTGGTAATTTGGTTGATAACTCCTCAGCTGCCAATAAAGCTAAAAATGTGGAAGTTCAGCTTTTGAATGCAAGCGGTAATAAGATTGACCTCCGTAAATCGGCAAATGAACAGGAAGTTGAAATTAAACAATTGGCTGCTTCTTCAGATCCGGTTTTTGATTTTACTGCGCAATATTATGCTAACGGTACAGTAGAGCCTGGTGTTGTATTTACAACTGTTCCGTTTG
This portion of the Neisseria canis genome encodes:
- a CDS encoding protein kinase family protein is translated as MKFPTHLLRPHYAVLLGLPDNASLTIPLHPFKWHEDYDEEETEIRLDSIRLPSLQPEDLIGRTFRFPLNDAAATRTTPYIDGSIYLDNVHHPIDIESLTFQANADGSVSVTIKGVYRFECEGLEDYVDTPFTLTTTVGFTEPDEG
- the lysM gene encoding peptidoglycan-binding protein LysM, with the translated sequence MGLFSFIKNAGEKLFGKDEKEVAAAAAANMAELNQKAATAIQTYIEKQNLGLSGLSVAFDGASGKVTLSGSAPSQEAAEKAVLAAGNVTGVSDVENKLSYPAAAEAQYHDVVSGDTLSAIAKKYYGDANQYMKIFEANKPMLSDPNKIYPGQKLRIPQ
- a CDS encoding fimbrial protein — its product is MNKTLKTLCLASIFAVSMPVFADNTEHSVEIHGDKEAVAPSVSAPVSKIESSGKTQGMINFSGLVYASSCYIETNSVKRNVELPRVESNLLKKEGQVAGQTKFTLQLTNCPVVADKEGDRKTGVKIYFLNDHHAINQNTGNLVDNSSAANKAKNVEVQLLNASGNKIDLRKSANEQEVEIKQLAASSDPVFDFTAQYYANGTVEPGVVFTTVPFGFDYQ